TACTATGGCGACCGGGGGGATGAAGTTTTATCCGAAGAATCGATGCCGGGCGAAGGGTTCCTAAGTCGTGTCTGCATTATTTGGGAAGATGAAGCGTTTTTAGCGGAGCGACTTGGGATGCGGGTGGTTGCTTTGCGAACGGGGCTTGTTTTAGATAAAGAGGGCGGGACGCTAAAGTCAATGCTCCTGCCGTTCAAATTAGGCTTCGGCGGCCCCTTGGGTTCAGGAACGCAATGGATGTCATGGATTCATATGGATGATATGATTGGGCTTTATGAGTTTGCGCTGACAAACAGCCAGGTGAGGGGGCCGATGAATGCGACGGCTCCTAACCCGGTGCGAAATAAAGAGTTTGCCCATGAGCTAGGCAAGGTCTTGCGCCGTCCTTCCCTATTACCAGTTCCTAAATTCGCCCTCAAAGCCCTATTGGGAGAGTTTGCGGAAGCTGTTTTGACCGGTCAACGAGTTGAACCACAAAAAGCCTTAAAGACCGGCTATCAATTCATATACCCCAATCTAGAACCCGCCCTAGAAGCTGAGCTTGGGAAGAAACAATAATAGCGGGGGGCCAAGCCGTTGTCTTGAAGGGGCGCAGCTTGC
This DNA window, taken from bacterium, encodes the following:
- a CDS encoding TIGR01777 family oxidoreductase; this encodes MKVAITGATGFIGSRLCKALLEQGAEINVLSRNADHAKKSLPGITNAFDWNAEAEKAPTEALAGMDAVIHLAGANVGERWTKEQKNKILESRRQSTQNLVAGLADTHPRPPVLISASAIGYYGDRGDEVLSEESMPGEGFLSRVCIIWEDEAFLAERLGMRVVALRTGLVLDKEGGTLKSMLLPFKLGFGGPLGSGTQWMSWIHMDDMIGLYEFALTNSQVRGPMNATAPNPVRNKEFAHELGKVLRRPSLLPVPKFALKALLGEFAEAVLTGQRVEPQKALKTGYQFIYPNLEPALEAELGKKQ